A window from Zingiber officinale cultivar Zhangliang chromosome 7A, Zo_v1.1, whole genome shotgun sequence encodes these proteins:
- the LOC121999597 gene encoding uncharacterized protein LOC121999597, protein MDNQITEWDRTMKELAAPDVAYKYSCITYPDLAGDFELRSGLIHLLPKFQGLSGEDPNRHLHEFHVVCSTMKPQGISEEDIKLRTFPFSLTGAAKDWLYCLPSGYITSWIDMKRAFLEKFFLASRTATIRKSICGIQQVVGETLYDYWERFKKLCSSCPQHQISDQLLVQYFYEGLLPMDRSMIDAAARGALVNKTPNQVRELISNMAENSQQFGSRPLGTRVVNETHLVSTEQQEIRNNLQELTSLVKQMALQNSSHVSNFPLPMMKLCGICSSQDHSSDHCPNLHQDESVAAISRPQFQQHKYDPNSSTYNPGWRDHPNLRYGNAFFSNNHKRRLISHIISINRINIITRIIQQDILSNFSNISSLNFSKTLAKISNFNHTRISSSLVMQISTNLSLHCLLL, encoded by the coding sequence ATGGATAATCAGATAACAGAATGGGATCGAACTATGAAAGAGCTTGCAGCACCAGATGTGGCTTATAAGTACTCATGCATCACTTATCCAGATTTGGCAGGAGATTTTGAACTCAGATCAGGACTTATTCATCTGCTTCCCAAATTTCAAGGCTTATCAGGAGAGGATCCCAACCGCCATCTACATGAATTCCATGTGGTTTGTTCAACCATGAAGCCACAAGGGATATCAGAAGAAGACATTAAGTTGAGGACTTTTCCATTTTCTTTGACGGGAGCAGCTAAAGACTGGTTATATTGCCTTCCATCTGGATACATTACAagttggattgatatgaagagAGCATTTTTGGAGAAATTTTTCCTCGCTTCTAGGACTGCAACAATTAGGAAGAGCATTTGTGGTATTCAACAAGTAGTGGGAGAGACTCTTTATGATTATTGGGAGAGATTCAAGAAGCTGTGTTCGAGTTGTCCACAACATCAAATTAGTGACCAGCTCCTTGTTCAATATTTTTATGAGGGTTTACTTCCCATGGATAGGAGCATGATAGATGCAGCAGCTAGAGGAGCTTTGGTGAATAAGACTCCAAATCAAGTAAGAGAGCTAATTTCAAATATGGCGGAAAACTCACAGCAATTTGGGAGTAGACCTCTTGGTACTAGAGTGGTTAATGAAACTCATTTGGTTTCAACTGAACAACAAGAAATTAGGAACAATTTGCAAGAATTGACTTCTCTAGTAAAGCAGATGGCGTTGCAAAATTCGAGTCATGTTTCCAATTTTCCTTTACCAATGATGAAGTTGTGTGGAATTTGTTCAAGCCAAGATCACTCTTCGGATCATTGTCCTAATCTACATCAAGATGAATCAGTTGCGGCCATTTCAAGACCTCAATTTCAGCAACACAAATATGATCCCAACTCTTCAACTTACAATCCGGGATGGAGGGATCATCCTAATTTGAGGTATGGGAATGCATTTTTCAGCAACAACCACAAGCGCAGACTCATTAGCCATATTATCAGCATCAACAGAATCAACATTATTACCAGAATCATCCAACAGGACATTCTCAGCAATTTCAGCAATATCAGCAGCCTCAATTTTAGCAAAACTTtagccaaaatcagcaatttCAACCATACCAGAATTTCCAGCAGCCTAGTAATGCAGATCAGCACCAATCTCAGCTTGCACTGCCTTCTTCTATAA